One region of Flavobacterium sp. KACC 22763 genomic DNA includes:
- a CDS encoding DUF4242 domain-containing protein: MSRNKFLKIMPKYVIEREIPNAGKLTSDQLKSISQASCGVLNQLGTQIQWVNSYITNDKLYCIYIAPNEEMVYEHAKLGGFPANSVNQVTGIIDPTTAE, translated from the coding sequence ATGAGTAGGAATAAATTTCTAAAGATTATGCCTAAATATGTTATTGAAAGAGAAATCCCAAATGCTGGTAAACTTACATCTGATCAATTAAAAAGTATTTCGCAGGCTTCCTGCGGTGTACTTAATCAACTAGGAACTCAAATTCAATGGGTAAACAGCTATATTACAAATGATAAATTGTATTGCATTTATATAGCACCAAATGAAGAAATGGTTTATGAACACGCAAAATTAGGAGGTTTTCCTGCCAACTCAGTAAATCAGGTTACAGGAATAATAGACCCAACTACAGCGGAATAA
- a CDS encoding NAD(P)/FAD-dependent oxidoreductase: MKIVIIGGGFAGINLAKELVNQPQIQVTLVDKNNYNFFPPLIYQVATAFLEPSSISYPFRKFFAGKKNLSFRLGELLSVSPAEKKITLSNGELEYDYLVFATGAETSYFGMENVMKNAIPMKTLNDAIVMRNTLLKNLEKAAICKDIRKRRKLLTIVVAGGGPTGVEVSGMFAEMRKNILLKEYPELETSASNVYLVDGGDALLAPMSKESQKDTLEALTKLGVVVKLHTRVVDYVDDTVHFENGETIKTKNLIWAAGVSAKIFEGMPKESYGRGRRMATDEFNKVNGVDNIYAIGDTAISSGDKNFPDGHPQVAQVAIQQGLNLAKNFKAMVVNKPLKPFAYKDKGSMAIIGKAKAVVDLPSPKWHFKGFFAWIIWLFIHLISLITYRNRLNTFWNWMVAYFAKDQSLRMIIRPDKKTQN, translated from the coding sequence ATGAAAATAGTCATTATTGGAGGTGGGTTTGCAGGAATTAATCTTGCAAAAGAACTTGTAAATCAGCCTCAAATACAAGTAACACTTGTCGACAAGAATAATTATAACTTTTTTCCACCACTTATATATCAAGTTGCCACGGCATTTTTAGAACCTTCGAGCATTAGTTACCCTTTTAGAAAATTCTTTGCCGGTAAAAAAAATCTTAGTTTTCGTTTAGGCGAATTATTATCAGTTTCTCCAGCAGAAAAGAAAATCACGTTAAGCAATGGAGAGTTAGAATACGATTACCTTGTTTTTGCTACTGGCGCAGAAACGAGTTATTTTGGTATGGAAAACGTGATGAAAAACGCCATTCCGATGAAAACTTTAAATGATGCCATCGTAATGCGTAATACATTGCTTAAAAATCTTGAAAAAGCTGCTATTTGCAAAGATATTCGCAAACGTCGTAAATTATTAACGATTGTTGTCGCTGGAGGTGGACCAACTGGAGTTGAAGTTTCGGGAATGTTTGCCGAAATGAGAAAAAATATTCTATTAAAAGAATATCCGGAATTGGAAACCTCTGCGAGTAATGTTTACTTAGTCGATGGAGGAGATGCTCTATTGGCACCAATGAGCAAAGAATCGCAAAAAGATACTCTCGAAGCCCTTACAAAACTTGGTGTTGTTGTTAAATTGCACACTCGTGTTGTTGATTATGTTGATGATACGGTACATTTTGAAAACGGAGAAACTATAAAAACCAAAAATTTAATCTGGGCTGCAGGAGTTTCTGCCAAAATTTTCGAAGGAATGCCAAAGGAAAGTTACGGACGCGGCCGTAGAATGGCAACCGATGAATTCAACAAAGTAAATGGTGTTGACAATATTTATGCAATTGGTGACACAGCGATTTCTTCAGGAGATAAAAATTTCCCAGACGGACACCCGCAAGTGGCGCAAGTAGCTATTCAGCAAGGTTTAAATCTGGCTAAGAATTTTAAAGCCATGGTTGTCAATAAACCTCTTAAACCTTTTGCTTACAAAGATAAAGGATCAATGGCAATTATCGGAAAAGCAAAAGCTGTTGTAGATTTGCCAAGTCCAAAATGGCATTTTAAAGGTTTCTTCGCTTGGATTATTTGGCTATTCATTCACTTAATTTCGCTGATAACTTATAGAAACAGATTAAATACTTTCTGGAATTGGATGGTAGCATATTTCGCAAAAGATCAATCGCTTAGAATGATTATTCGTCCAGATAAAAAGACACAAAACTAA
- a CDS encoding DEAD/DEAH box helicase — translation MSKPFSTLGISAPILKALSELNIVEPTEIQQKTIPLFLDETRDIVGLAKTGTGKTAAFGLPLLKLVNAESTTVQAVILVPTRELGQQIFRNLESFSKYIANISIASICGGTPIKPQIERLKEGAQIVVATPGRLIDLIQRKAIDIKKAEYLVLDEADEMVAILKESLDEIIAELPKKHRTLLFSATLPGTIKQLIQNYLNKNAVQISANMETVGNEGIDHEYIVVDPIEKLEVLMHFLNSRDGERGIIFCKTKAAVNKLAKNLAINKFSSGALHGSLTQGIRDRIMEQFREGHINILVATDLAARGIDVKEISYVINYHLPDTYENYVHRSGRTARAGAKGLSLTVLQQEEVFEIADFERELGIKFSEFKKPSAASVEENNMLLWARQIFKTKPNHELSADLKTKVKTVFHHLTKDELIEKLMASYVLQNKIDIVEKTVKKFKK, via the coding sequence ATGTCTAAACCATTCTCAACATTAGGAATTTCAGCTCCAATTTTAAAAGCTTTAAGCGAATTAAACATTGTTGAACCAACAGAAATTCAACAAAAAACAATTCCGTTATTTTTGGACGAAACCCGTGATATTGTTGGTTTAGCCAAGACAGGAACCGGAAAAACAGCTGCTTTTGGATTGCCTTTATTAAAATTGGTAAATGCAGAATCGACAACAGTTCAAGCCGTAATTTTAGTTCCAACAAGAGAACTGGGACAGCAGATTTTCAGAAATTTAGAAAGTTTTTCAAAATATATTGCGAATATATCTATTGCTTCAATTTGCGGAGGAACTCCAATAAAACCGCAAATAGAAAGATTAAAAGAAGGCGCTCAAATCGTTGTGGCAACGCCAGGTCGTTTAATTGATTTGATTCAGCGAAAAGCTATTGACATTAAAAAAGCTGAATATTTAGTTTTAGATGAAGCTGACGAAATGGTGGCGATTCTTAAAGAAAGTTTAGACGAAATTATCGCTGAATTGCCTAAAAAGCACCGCACATTATTGTTCTCGGCAACACTTCCTGGAACGATAAAACAGCTGATTCAGAATTATTTGAATAAAAATGCAGTTCAAATAAGCGCCAATATGGAAACTGTTGGTAATGAAGGAATTGATCACGAATATATTGTGGTTGATCCTATTGAAAAACTAGAAGTTTTAATGCATTTCTTGAACTCAAGAGATGGCGAAAGAGGTATTATTTTCTGTAAAACCAAAGCTGCTGTAAATAAATTAGCCAAAAATCTGGCAATTAACAAATTCTCTTCGGGAGCACTTCACGGAAGTTTGACACAAGGTATTCGTGACCGAATTATGGAGCAGTTTCGTGAAGGTCATATTAATATCTTGGTTGCTACCGATTTGGCTGCGAGAGGAATCGATGTAAAAGAAATCTCGTATGTCATTAATTATCATTTGCCTGACACTTACGAAAATTATGTGCACCGAAGTGGAAGAACCGCAAGGGCAGGAGCAAAAGGGCTTTCTTTAACAGTATTACAGCAAGAAGAAGTCTTTGAAATTGCTGATTTTGAAAGAGAGTTAGGAATTAAATTTTCTGAGTTTAAAAAACCTTCAGCGGCAAGTGTAGAAGAAAATAATATGCTTTTGTGGGCGAGACAAATCTTTAAAACAAAACCAAATCACGAACTTTCTGCAGATTTAAAAACGAAAGTAAAAACAGTTTTTCATCATTTAACGAAAGACGAACTAATCGAGAAATTAATGGCAAGTTATGTCTTACAGAACAAAATCGATATAGTTGAAAAAACAGTTAAAAAATTCAAAAAGTAA
- a CDS encoding DEAD/DEAH box helicase — translation MSQTLEIQREDKKELYAYQKGDIDAIFDRLDNAPPKHHLLYQLPTGGGKTVIFSEIVRRYLSNNDKKVVVLTHRIELCKQTSKMLTGFGVTNKIINSKVKELPDQNDFSCFVAMVETLKNRINDEKLHLDNIGLVIIDEAHYNSFRKLLNSFKNAFILGVTATPLSSNIKLPMHQSYHELIVGDTIGSLIEKGFLAKATTYSYDVGLTSLKVGINGDYTVKSSDDLYTNTLMQEKLLHAYTERSLGKKTLIFNNGIHTSLYVYETFREAGYDIRHLDNTSSSEERKDILQWFKKTPDAILTSVGILTTGFDEPTVETIILNRATKSLTLYFQMIGRGSRKLPGKDEFTVIDLGNNAARFGLWSDPVNWQHIFKSPEFYLENLRDDQEIEMFFKYSMPPELRAKFSKTADVSFDVDEEHKLIIKQNLRSKVVLDKSLDQHAGMCVDNTETLQEAKMLARELEDDIEDRIKRYSKCLSQCSKNYREWLVDDYKQRLTLLIGKKYREKIMNEPD, via the coding sequence ATGTCTCAAACTTTAGAAATACAAAGAGAAGATAAAAAAGAACTGTATGCATACCAAAAAGGCGATATTGACGCTATTTTTGACCGTTTAGATAATGCTCCTCCCAAACACCACTTACTGTATCAGCTTCCTACTGGAGGAGGAAAAACAGTAATATTTTCTGAAATCGTACGCCGCTATTTGTCAAATAATGACAAAAAAGTGGTTGTTTTGACGCACCGTATCGAACTTTGTAAACAAACTTCAAAAATGTTGACGGGTTTTGGCGTTACAAACAAAATAATCAATAGTAAAGTAAAAGAATTGCCAGACCAAAATGATTTTTCATGTTTTGTGGCGATGGTTGAAACTTTAAAAAATCGTATTAATGATGAAAAACTTCATCTTGACAATATCGGTTTAGTTATTATTGATGAGGCACACTACAACTCATTTAGAAAACTTTTAAACTCATTTAAAAATGCTTTTATCCTTGGAGTAACAGCAACACCTTTGAGTTCGAATATAAAATTGCCAATGCACCAAAGCTACCACGAACTTATTGTTGGTGATACAATTGGCTCATTGATTGAAAAAGGTTTCTTGGCCAAAGCAACAACTTATAGCTACGATGTTGGTTTGACTTCGCTTAAAGTAGGTATCAATGGTGATTATACCGTAAAGTCTTCAGACGATTTATATACGAATACTTTGATGCAGGAAAAACTGCTTCATGCGTATACAGAACGTTCTTTGGGAAAGAAAACCTTGATTTTCAATAATGGTATTCATACTTCATTATATGTATATGAAACTTTTAGAGAAGCAGGTTACGATATCAGACACTTAGACAACACAAGTAGTTCTGAAGAGCGTAAAGACATTTTGCAATGGTTTAAGAAAACTCCAGATGCTATTTTAACTTCTGTCGGAATTTTGACAACTGGTTTTGACGAGCCAACTGTAGAAACTATTATTTTGAACAGAGCAACAAAATCATTGACTTTATATTTCCAGATGATTGGTCGTGGTTCTCGTAAATTACCAGGAAAAGACGAATTTACGGTTATTGATTTAGGAAACAATGCCGCTCGTTTTGGTTTGTGGAGCGATCCTGTAAACTGGCAGCATATTTTTAAATCTCCAGAATTTTACTTGGAAAACCTGCGTGATGACCAAGAAATCGAAATGTTCTTTAAATACAGCATGCCGCCAGAATTGCGCGCAAAATTCAGTAAAACTGCCGATGTTAGTTTTGATGTCGATGAAGAACACAAATTAATAATTAAACAAAATCTTCGTTCTAAAGTAGTTTTAGACAAATCTTTAGATCAGCATGCAGGAATGTGTGTAGATAATACAGAAACGCTTCAGGAAGCAAAAATGCTGGCTAGAGAATTAGAAGATGATATTGAAGATCGTATCAAACGTTATTCTAAATGTTTGAGCCAATGTAGTAAAAACTACCGCGAATGGCTGGTTGACGATTACAAACAAAGATTAACTTTATTAATCGGTAAAAAGTATCGTGAGAAAATCATGAATGAGCCGGATTGA
- a CDS encoding DUF6155 family protein — MSKRDLKKYLGELTKEQLEEQLVELYEKFAPVKVYYDFVFNPKEDKLLQEAKVKISHEYFPIKKPGAKWRPKAKMRRSVAQKLIKHFMMLGVDSYVVADIMLYNIEIAQTFSSQNLIKQELFYKSIFNSFEQAVNYIVSNGIFNDFKLRINAIQEETLEQKWKNRYDFEAILEKIDY; from the coding sequence ATGAGTAAAAGAGATTTAAAAAAATATTTAGGCGAGTTGACAAAAGAGCAATTAGAGGAACAATTGGTAGAATTGTATGAGAAATTTGCTCCTGTAAAAGTATATTATGACTTTGTTTTTAATCCAAAAGAAGACAAATTGCTTCAGGAGGCCAAGGTCAAAATCTCTCACGAATATTTCCCAATCAAAAAACCGGGAGCAAAATGGCGTCCAAAAGCCAAAATGAGAAGATCAGTTGCTCAAAAACTCATTAAACATTTTATGATGTTGGGTGTAGACTCATATGTTGTTGCTGATATTATGCTTTACAATATTGAAATAGCGCAAACGTTTTCTTCGCAAAATTTAATCAAGCAGGAATTGTTTTACAAAAGCATCTTTAATTCTTTTGAGCAAGCAGTAAATTATATTGTTTCAAACGGAATTTTTAATGATTTTAAATTGCGAATTAATGCAATTCAGGAGGAAACATTAGAGCAAAAATGGAAAAATAGATACGATTTTGAGGCAATTTTGGAGAAAATCGACTACTAA
- a CDS encoding DUF3817 domain-containing protein, whose amino-acid sequence MLKIFKVTAILEGISYLVLFANMLIIKNNNPELYHTLLRPLGMTHGVLFIGYILLAFLLKKSMNWDLKTFAIIQVASLIPFGTFYIEKKYLETKANA is encoded by the coding sequence ATGCTCAAGATTTTCAAAGTTACTGCCATTTTAGAGGGAATCTCTTATTTAGTATTGTTTGCTAATATGTTGATTATCAAAAATAATAATCCTGAACTCTACCATACATTATTACGTCCGTTAGGAATGACACACGGTGTTTTATTTATCGGATATATTCTTTTAGCCTTTTTATTGAAAAAATCAATGAATTGGGATTTAAAAACTTTTGCAATCATTCAAGTTGCTTCTCTAATTCCGTTTGGAACTTTTTACATCGAGAAAAAATATTTAGAAACTAAAGCAAATGCATAA
- a CDS encoding mechanosensitive ion channel family protein — MHKFLEKIFNFLYPIFREWGMSRNVASYTSLIFNIAILIALAYVIYYAAKFLLVTLTAVFAQRTKTKFDDYLIQNKTTRYTAYLIPFFFIYKAVPVILDKYEYWESIFGKIVGIYIVLLGLWIVRTVFNSLRDYLKQKPEYSDKPIDSFVQVIMIVLWIFGVAMIISTLFGIKKGELLTILGTLSAIIILIFRDTILGFVSSVQVAINDMVRIGDWITMDKFGADGDVIEINLTTVKVRNFDNTITTIPTYALSSDSFQNWRGMQKSDGRRIKRHVLIKSSTIRFLNDEDLHQLRKVQLITSYIDSRQAEIDRYNDLRGIDKTLSLNGRNMTNLGLFRKYIMQYLHDHPGLNKNMHIMCRQLQSTAHGVPLEIYVFSSDKRWANYEYIMADIFDHVMASVRYFDLEIFELPSSIG; from the coding sequence ATGCATAAGTTTTTGGAGAAAATATTTAACTTTTTATATCCTATTTTTAGAGAATGGGGAATGAGCCGCAATGTAGCGTCTTATACCAGTCTAATCTTTAATATCGCTATTTTAATAGCACTGGCTTACGTGATTTATTACGCAGCCAAATTTCTTTTGGTCACTTTAACTGCTGTTTTTGCACAGCGCACCAAAACAAAGTTTGACGATTATTTAATTCAAAACAAAACCACTAGATATACAGCTTATTTAATTCCGTTTTTCTTTATTTATAAAGCGGTTCCTGTTATTTTAGATAAATACGAATATTGGGAATCGATTTTCGGAAAAATTGTAGGTATCTATATAGTATTACTTGGATTATGGATTGTTCGAACTGTTTTTAATTCGTTACGCGATTATTTAAAACAAAAGCCTGAATATAGCGACAAACCAATTGATAGTTTTGTTCAGGTTATTATGATTGTGCTCTGGATTTTTGGAGTTGCCATGATTATTTCGACTTTATTCGGAATTAAAAAAGGCGAACTATTAACTATTCTTGGAACACTTTCGGCAATTATCATCTTAATTTTCAGAGATACGATTCTTGGGTTTGTTTCGAGTGTTCAGGTAGCGATAAACGATATGGTTCGTATTGGCGACTGGATTACAATGGATAAATTTGGAGCTGACGGAGATGTTATCGAAATCAATTTGACAACGGTAAAAGTTCGAAATTTTGATAACACCATTACCACGATTCCGACTTATGCTTTAAGTTCAGATTCGTTTCAGAACTGGCGCGGAATGCAGAAATCTGATGGAAGACGCATCAAAAGACATGTTTTAATAAAAAGCAGTACAATCCGTTTTTTAAACGATGAAGATTTGCATCAATTGCGAAAAGTTCAACTTATTACTTCTTATATAGACAGCCGTCAAGCAGAAATTGACAGATACAATGATCTTAGAGGAATTGATAAAACGCTTTCGCTAAATGGCAGAAATATGACCAATTTAGGATTGTTTAGAAAATACATTATGCAATATCTACATGACCATCCGGGATTGAACAAAAATATGCATATCATGTGCCGACAGCTACAATCGACCGCGCATGGAGTTCCGTTGGAGATTTATGTGTTTTCAAGTGACAAACGCTGGGCCAATTACGAATATATCATGGCTGATATTTTTGACCACGTAATGGCATCTGTAAGATATTTTGATCTTGAAATTTTTGAGCTTCCTTCGAGTATTGGTTAG
- a CDS encoding glyoxalase, translating into MEDRDTFLKEFRGETLGTVSAQSSADEIFQNQTIRPILKLQNDLFVAVFINYVNKNKPDFYSYSVEKKLQTIENSIQKDIKFRNSLKGIVMALFTVDEYNTYIKNSSDLNKRMMNLLIDRLKNQVQLFEVESN; encoded by the coding sequence ATGGAAGATAGAGACACCTTTTTAAAAGAATTCAGAGGCGAAACTTTAGGAACCGTAAGTGCTCAATCTTCAGCAGATGAGATCTTTCAAAACCAGACCATCAGGCCTATTTTAAAACTTCAAAACGACTTGTTCGTTGCCGTTTTTATCAATTATGTAAACAAAAACAAACCCGATTTCTATTCTTATTCGGTTGAAAAGAAACTTCAGACAATCGAAAATTCCATTCAAAAAGACATTAAATTCAGAAATTCTTTAAAAGGAATTGTAATGGCGCTTTTTACAGTTGACGAATACAATACTTATATTAAGAATTCTTCTGATTTGAATAAACGTATGATGAACTTGTTGATTGACCGATTGAAAAATCAGGTGCAGTTGTTTGAAGTGGAATCAAATTAG
- a CDS encoding Crp/Fnr family transcriptional regulator — MFNQFRNKFPLTDKKWNEYIGYFNRIEVPTKTTLLEEGEVSKKLYIIEKGCIRVWFNNNGKDLTTQFFFENESVASIESFMKKLPSPTNIETIEPSVLWWIRKNDLDKILEEIKEIPELRDSLINKLFERTLDYMKYFVSFIKDSPAERYSNLIKERPQIILRVPQHYIASYLGITTVHLSRLKSKLLSKE; from the coding sequence ATGTTCAACCAATTCCGAAACAAATTCCCTTTAACCGATAAAAAATGGAACGAATACATCGGTTATTTCAATCGAATTGAAGTTCCTACGAAAACTACCCTTTTAGAAGAAGGTGAAGTTTCAAAAAAACTTTATATCATAGAAAAAGGCTGTATTCGGGTTTGGTTTAACAATAACGGAAAAGATCTCACTACGCAATTCTTTTTTGAAAATGAGAGCGTTGCTTCTATCGAAAGTTTCATGAAGAAACTTCCGAGTCCGACAAATATAGAAACGATTGAGCCTTCAGTTTTGTGGTGGATTCGTAAGAATGATCTGGATAAAATTCTAGAAGAAATCAAAGAGATCCCTGAATTAAGGGATAGTCTCATTAATAAGCTTTTTGAGCGTACTTTAGATTATATGAAATATTTCGTTTCGTTTATAAAAGATTCCCCTGCAGAGCGTTATTCTAACTTAATTAAAGAAAGGCCTCAAATCATATTGCGTGTTCCACAACATTATATCGCTTCTTATTTAGGAATAACAACTGTGCATCTAAGCAGACTAAAAAGTAAACTATTAAGTAAAGAATAA
- a CDS encoding quinone oxidoreductase family protein, translated as MKAAVVYKKGESPKYAEFEEPIASNENEILVSVKAVAITNLDKGIASGDHYSSEKENQNGFIVGSDGIGILENGTRVYARGISGTIAEKALVEKNRLVVLPDGIDDATAAAMPNAVAGSAMALRFRAGIKSGETVLINGATGFTGQMAVQIAKHYGAKKIIVTGRNEKALESLLELGADEIVSLKQNDESFISQLKEIHKNTPIDIVIDYLWGHSAELILSVLKGNGNFTHKTRYVSVGSMSGDTIQLSAQILRSADLQLSGSGLGSWTKEEVKLLFSEILPEMFLLASKNILKVNIETVNLSDIEKMWNAEVPDGKRLVVVI; from the coding sequence ATGAAAGCAGCAGTAGTTTATAAAAAAGGCGAATCGCCAAAATATGCAGAATTTGAAGAGCCAATTGCATCCAATGAAAACGAAATTTTGGTTTCGGTAAAAGCCGTAGCTATTACGAATTTGGATAAAGGAATTGCAAGCGGAGATCATTATTCTTCAGAAAAAGAAAATCAAAACGGATTTATTGTTGGAAGCGACGGAATCGGTATTCTAGAAAACGGAACAAGAGTTTACGCCCGCGGAATTTCAGGAACGATTGCCGAGAAGGCTTTGGTAGAGAAAAATAGATTGGTAGTTTTGCCAGATGGAATTGATGATGCAACAGCTGCAGCGATGCCAAATGCAGTTGCAGGTTCGGCAATGGCTCTTCGTTTTAGAGCCGGAATAAAGTCAGGTGAAACGGTTTTAATAAATGGAGCGACTGGTTTTACAGGACAAATGGCCGTTCAAATTGCAAAGCATTATGGAGCTAAAAAAATAATTGTTACAGGAAGAAACGAAAAAGCGCTAGAAAGTCTTTTAGAATTAGGTGCCGATGAAATTGTTTCTCTAAAACAAAATGATGAATCTTTTATTTCTCAGTTAAAAGAAATCCATAAAAATACTCCAATAGATATTGTAATAGACTATTTGTGGGGACATTCGGCAGAACTTATCCTTTCAGTTTTAAAAGGAAATGGAAACTTTACGCATAAAACTCGATATGTTTCTGTGGGTTCTATGTCTGGAGATACCATTCAATTATCAGCTCAGATTTTACGAAGTGCAGATCTTCAATTATCGGGTTCAGGATTAGGAAGCTGGACAAAAGAAGAAGTCAAACTCTTATTTTCTGAAATACTTCCAGAAATGTTTCTTTTAGCTTCAAAAAATATACTAAAAGTAAATATTGAAACGGTGAATCTATCTGATATAGAAAAAATGTGGAATGCAGAAGTTCCTGACGGGAAACGTTTAGTTGTGGTGATCTAA
- a CDS encoding alpha-ketoacid dehydrogenase subunit alpha/beta, whose protein sequence is MIFYRQNLTDAQLLDLYKKILKPRLIEEKMLILIRQGKVSKWFSGIGQEAIAVGVTAVLDQSEYVLPMHRNLGVFTTREIPLHRLFSQWQGKANGFTKGRDRSFHFGTQEYNIIGMISHLGPQLGIADGIALANKLQDNKKITAVFTGEGATSEGDFHEALNIAAVWKLPVMFIIENNGYGLSTPTNEQYACENLADKGIGYGIESWIIDGNNIVEIYNKLSQLKKEMQEDPRPILLEFKTFRMRGHEEASGTKYVPQELMDQWELRDPVTNYRKYLTENGILTAELDEQFHTEIKHEIDENWAIANAEPEIKPTYSGELNDVYKEYQYEEYSHNSDSENIRFIDAIRNSLEQSMWRHKNLVIMGQDIAEYGGAFKITESFVDAFGKDRIRNTPICESAVISTGMGLSINGYKAIVEMQFADFVSTGFNPIVNLLAKSHYRWGEKADVVVRMPCGGGTQAGPFHSQTNEAWFTKTPGLKVVYPAFPYDAKGLLNTAINDPNPVLFFEHKLLYRSIYQDVPKDYYTIPLGKAALVKEGKSVTIIAFGATVHWALDTLAQHPEIDADLIDLRTLQPLDTETIFASVKKTGKAIIYQEDTLFGGIASDISALIMENCFEYLDAPVKRVASLDSPIPFTKALEDQFLPKNRFEQALKELLEY, encoded by the coding sequence ATGATCTTTTACCGCCAAAACCTGACTGACGCGCAATTATTAGATTTATATAAAAAAATATTAAAACCCCGATTGATCGAAGAAAAGATGCTCATCTTGATTCGGCAAGGAAAAGTCTCCAAATGGTTTTCTGGAATAGGGCAAGAAGCTATTGCTGTTGGTGTTACTGCAGTTCTAGATCAATCTGAATACGTATTGCCAATGCACCGAAACCTTGGTGTATTTACGACTAGAGAAATTCCGTTGCATCGTTTATTCTCACAATGGCAAGGAAAAGCAAATGGTTTTACAAAAGGTCGTGATAGAAGTTTTCACTTTGGAACGCAAGAATACAATATTATAGGAATGATTTCGCATTTGGGTCCGCAGTTAGGAATTGCTGACGGAATCGCTCTTGCGAATAAACTTCAAGACAATAAAAAAATTACCGCTGTTTTTACTGGTGAAGGCGCTACAAGTGAAGGCGATTTTCACGAAGCTCTAAATATTGCAGCTGTTTGGAAACTGCCTGTAATGTTTATTATAGAAAATAATGGTTACGGACTTTCTACACCAACCAATGAGCAATATGCCTGTGAAAATCTTGCAGACAAAGGAATTGGCTACGGAATTGAGAGCTGGATTATTGACGGAAATAATATTGTAGAAATTTATAATAAACTGTCTCAGCTAAAGAAAGAAATGCAGGAAGATCCACGTCCTATTTTATTGGAGTTTAAAACTTTTAGAATGCGTGGGCATGAAGAGGCAAGTGGCACAAAATATGTTCCGCAAGAATTAATGGATCAATGGGAACTGAGAGATCCCGTTACGAATTATAGAAAATATTTAACTGAAAACGGAATTCTAACAGCAGAATTAGATGAACAATTTCATACCGAAATTAAACACGAAATTGATGAAAACTGGGCAATAGCCAATGCCGAACCAGAAATAAAACCAACTTATAGCGGAGAATTAAATGATGTTTACAAAGAATATCAATATGAGGAATATAGCCATAATTCAGATTCAGAGAATATTCGTTTTATAGATGCTATTCGAAATAGTCTGGAACAATCTATGTGGCGCCATAAAAATCTTGTAATCATGGGACAAGATATTGCCGAATATGGCGGTGCTTTTAAAATTACAGAAAGTTTTGTTGATGCTTTTGGAAAAGACAGAATACGCAATACGCCAATCTGCGAAAGCGCTGTAATTTCTACAGGAATGGGACTTTCTATTAATGGCTATAAAGCAATTGTAGAAATGCAATTTGCAGATTTCGTTTCAACTGGATTTAATCCAATTGTGAATCTTTTGGCTAAATCTCATTATCGCTGGGGCGAAAAAGCCGATGTTGTCGTTCGTATGCCTTGTGGCGGAGGAACTCAAGCTGGACCATTTCACTCTCAGACCAATGAGGCTTGGTTTACTAAAACTCCAGGTTTAAAAGTAGTTTATCCAGCATTTCCATACGATGCAAAAGGGCTTTTGAACACCGCAATTAACGACCCAAATCCTGTTTTATTCTTCGAACATAAATTATTATACCGCAGTATTTATCAGGATGTTCCAAAAGACTATTATACTATTCCTTTAGGTAAAGCGGCTTTGGTTAAAGAAGGAAAATCGGTAACGATTATTGCTTTTGGAGCTACTGTTCATTGGGCTTTAGACACTTTAGCGCAACATCCAGAAATTGATGCCGATTTAATTGACTTAAGAACTTTACAGCCTCTTGATACAGAAACGATTTTTGCTTCGGTTAAGAAAACTGGAAAAGCTATAATCTACCAAGAAGACACCCTATTTGGCGGAATTGCAAGTGATATTTCGGCTTTAATTATGGAGAATTGCTTCGAATATTTAGATGCTCCGGTAAAACGTGTAGCGAGTTTAGATTCGCCAATTCCATTTACAAAAGCTTTAGAAGATCAGTTTTTACCAAAGAATAGATTTGAGCAAGCTTTGAAAGAGCTACTAGAATATTAA